From Triticum urartu cultivar G1812 chromosome 2, Tu2.1, whole genome shotgun sequence, a single genomic window includes:
- the LOC125534079 gene encoding uncharacterized protein LOC125534079: MTAEKGTRKMTAGKGRAGAGKAPEMVTMDLLGGCGGDAGGEDEVVELEVKVPAGREKRLDLLSGKTFLTPHRHQAAQDGHQDLNLPPTASTTAAVTTTSAAFCTLDMVRCALERAAAARAATSPATSSSSLGSTSSSSSSLGKRSRSPPSSTASPAANPAMRACACPSCFTYVLITEAAPWCPRCASKVPPLPSKPVARSSGKKPMIDLNADPDETE, from the exons ATGACGGCCGAGAAAGGGACGAGGAAAATGACGGCGGGGAAGGGTAGGGCCGGCGCGGGGAAAGCACCGGAGATGGTGACCATGGATCTGCTCGGCGGGTGCGGTGGTGACGCCGGCGGGGAGGACGAGGTCGTCGAACTGGAGGTCAAGGTGCCCGCCGGCAGGGAGAAACGGCTCGACCTTCTG TCGGGCAAGACGTTCTTGACTCCTCATCGCCACCAGGCCGCCCAAGACGGCCACCAGGACCTCAACCTGCCTCCCACGGCATCAACCACCGCCGCCGTCACCACCACCTCCGCTGCGTTCTGCACCCTCGACATGGTCCGCTGCGCCCTAGAGCGCGCCGCCGCGGCGCGCGCCGCCACATCGCCGGCCACATCGTCCTCCTCGTTGGGGTCCACCTcatcctcgtcctcctccctgggAAAGCGCAGCCGCTCGCCGCCTTCAAGCACGGCGTCGCCCGCCGCGAACCCGGCCATGCGCGCGTGCGCCTGCCCGTCCTGCTTCACATACGTGCTCATCACCGAGGCCGCCCCCTGGTGCCCACGGTGTGCATCGAAGGTGCCGCCGCTCCCCAGTAAGCCCGTCGCACGCAGCAGCGGGAAGAAGCCCATGATTGACTTGAATGCTGACCCCGATGAGACCGAGTGA